From the genome of Niabella agricola, one region includes:
- the coaD gene encoding pantetheine-phosphate adenylyltransferase, translating to MSRICLFPGTFDPITLGHVDIINRALPLFDKIIVGIGINTSKSPMFSAEKRLSWIKAIYPDSSRIEGAIYEGLTVNFCKEIGASFILRGIRYVSDFEYEKTIADANRTLDPTIETIFLTGEPKYTSVASTIVRDIIKNNGDASPFLPEAVYTSLKD from the coding sequence ATGTCAAGAATCTGTTTATTCCCCGGGACCTTCGATCCCATCACACTCGGACATGTAGACATTATCAACAGGGCGCTTCCCTTGTTTGATAAGATTATTGTGGGCATTGGCATCAATACCTCCAAAAGCCCCATGTTCAGTGCAGAAAAGCGATTGAGCTGGATAAAGGCTATTTACCCGGATAGCTCGCGTATCGAAGGTGCCATCTATGAAGGACTAACGGTTAATTTCTGCAAAGAGATTGGCGCCAGTTTTATCTTACGCGGCATCCGGTATGTAAGCGATTTCGAATATGAGAAAACCATTGCCGACGCCAACCGAACATTGGACCCAACCATTGAAACGATATTTTTAACGGGTGAGCCCAAGTACACCTCGGTGGCATCCACCATCGTACGCGATATCATCAAGAATAACGGTGACGCCAGTCCGTTTCTTCCTGAAGCCGTCTACACTTCTTTAAAAGACTGA
- a CDS encoding aspartate carbamoyltransferase catalytic subunit produces the protein MKLSTKHLLGIKDLTKGDISLFLDTATQFKEVLQRPVKKVPSLRDVTIVNLFYENSTRTRISFELAEKRLSADTINFTASGSSVSKGETLLDTVNNILSMKVDMVVMRHSATGAPHFLSRHISAAIVNAGDGINEHPTQGLLDAFSIREKIGTLNGTKVAIIGDIMHSRVAMSNMYLLTKMGAKVTVCGPPTLVPKYIEEAFGVTVNYNLQETLNWCDVANVLRIQLERQNQVLFSSLREYNLSYGISRKLLENLKKDVVIMHPGPINRGVELDSDVADSGQSIILQQVENGVAVRMAVLYLLSNKNQ, from the coding sequence ATGAAGCTTTCCACCAAACATTTACTGGGTATCAAGGACCTTACTAAAGGTGATATTTCCCTTTTTTTAGATACAGCAACACAGTTTAAAGAAGTCTTACAGCGACCAGTAAAAAAAGTTCCGTCCCTGCGGGATGTAACCATCGTAAACCTGTTTTACGAAAACTCAACCCGCACGCGCATTTCATTTGAGCTGGCCGAAAAACGGTTATCGGCCGACACGATCAATTTCACCGCATCCGGCTCTTCCGTATCCAAGGGAGAAACCCTCCTGGATACCGTAAATAATATTCTTTCCATGAAGGTGGATATGGTGGTAATGCGGCACAGCGCTACCGGCGCGCCTCATTTCCTGTCCCGGCACATTTCTGCCGCAATTGTAAATGCGGGCGACGGGATCAATGAACATCCTACACAGGGTTTGCTGGACGCGTTCTCGATCCGGGAAAAGATCGGCACACTTAACGGAACCAAAGTGGCTATTATTGGGGATATCATGCACAGCCGGGTGGCCATGAGCAATATGTACCTGCTTACCAAGATGGGCGCAAAGGTTACCGTTTGCGGGCCACCCACCCTGGTGCCAAAATATATTGAAGAAGCGTTTGGAGTAACGGTGAATTATAATTTACAGGAAACACTGAACTGGTGTGATGTGGCCAACGTGCTGCGCATCCAGCTGGAGCGGCAAAACCAGGTACTTTTTTCATCGCTCCGGGAATACAATCTTTCCTACGGTATCAGCCGGAAATTACTGGAAAATCTGAAAAAGGATGTGGTGATCATGCACCCGGGTCCCATTAACCGGGGCGTGGAGCTGGACAGTGATGTGGCCGACTCGGGGCAATCCATCATTTTGCAGCAGGTGGAAAATGGCGTGGCGGTACGGATGGCTGTACTATATTTGCTTTCCAATAAAAATCAATAA
- a CDS encoding NADP-dependent isocitrate dehydrogenase: MKIAVAKGDGIGPEIMDAVITIFKAADVPLEYDYVDMGKWVFDKGFNNGMTDEAKKTIEALGILFKGPMETPKGKGVKSINVTARKTWNTYANKRVFQTLHGVDTVFSKAGIPIDITIVRENIEDTYGGIEHMLTHDVALSRRFITRPGSMQVIRYAFEMARQKNARRITCGHKANIMKITDGLFLECFYEVAKEYPELKADDVIVDDLCMKLVVQPNNFDVVVLTNLQGDIVSDLCAGLVGGLGFAPSANIGDHICIFEAVHGTAPDIAGKNVANPTALLLSGIAMLRHLGLLEKAAQIENALLYTLEQGVHTGDFGDKSIPSVNTTEFANAVITNLGKKPEQNAKPELADVASSCTVLHLDKNVMLESKETSQEKIVGVDMFIESSELPEVIAKKCQRHAGVKFNIVNVSNRGTQVWPTGSVYTNLVNQYNVRFESIDNHPLTQQDVIGLYVSLSGDFKICSLELLNEWDGKKAYSLAQGQ, from the coding sequence ATGAAAATTGCAGTAGCAAAAGGCGATGGTATCGGCCCGGAAATTATGGATGCAGTGATCACCATTTTTAAAGCCGCTGACGTACCCCTGGAATATGATTATGTAGACATGGGAAAATGGGTGTTCGACAAAGGCTTCAATAACGGGATGACGGACGAGGCAAAGAAAACCATCGAAGCGCTGGGTATTTTGTTTAAAGGCCCGATGGAAACGCCCAAAGGAAAAGGTGTTAAAAGTATCAATGTAACCGCCCGTAAAACCTGGAACACGTATGCCAACAAACGGGTGTTTCAAACCCTGCATGGCGTGGATACGGTTTTTAGCAAAGCGGGGATTCCGATCGATATTACGATTGTACGTGAAAACATTGAAGATACCTATGGCGGTATCGAACACATGCTAACGCATGATGTAGCCCTGAGCCGCCGTTTTATTACCCGGCCCGGAAGCATGCAGGTAATCCGCTATGCGTTTGAAATGGCCCGCCAGAAAAATGCACGCAGGATCACCTGCGGTCACAAGGCCAATATCATGAAGATTACGGATGGATTGTTTCTCGAATGTTTTTATGAAGTAGCAAAAGAGTATCCCGAACTGAAGGCTGATGATGTAATCGTAGACGACCTCTGCATGAAACTGGTGGTACAGCCCAATAATTTTGATGTGGTAGTGCTGACCAATCTTCAGGGGGATATCGTATCCGATCTTTGTGCCGGCTTGGTGGGCGGACTGGGCTTTGCTCCTTCTGCAAATATCGGTGATCATATCTGCATCTTTGAAGCCGTTCACGGAACCGCTCCCGATATTGCTGGTAAAAATGTTGCCAATCCCACCGCGCTGCTGCTGAGTGGCATCGCGATGTTGCGCCACCTTGGATTACTGGAAAAGGCAGCCCAGATCGAAAATGCATTGCTTTATACCCTGGAACAGGGCGTGCATACCGGCGACTTTGGCGACAAATCCATTCCTTCCGTGAACACTACGGAATTTGCCAATGCTGTTATTACCAACCTGGGTAAAAAACCTGAGCAGAATGCCAAGCCCGAACTGGCCGATGTTGCCAGCTCCTGCACGGTACTGCACCTGGATAAAAACGTAATGCTGGAATCGAAGGAAACCAGCCAGGAAAAAATCGTAGGTGTGGATATGTTTATTGAAAGTTCGGAACTTCCCGAAGTGATCGCCAAAAAATGCCAGCGCCATGCGGGGGTAAAATTCAATATTGTAAACGTAAGCAACCGTGGCACCCAGGTATGGCCTACGGGCTCGGTATATACCAACCTGGTAAACCAGTACAATGTGCGTTTTGAAAGCATCGACAACCACCCGCTTACGCAGCAGGACGTGATCGGGCTTTATGTAAGCCTGAGCGGGGACTTCAAGATCTGTTCACTGGAACTGCTCAATGAGTGGGATGGTAAAAAAGCATACAGTCTGGCTCAGGGGCAATAA
- the apaG gene encoding Co2+/Mg2+ efflux protein ApaG has product MSSLISAGIHVTVEVFFQPEYSNALQSEFMFAYRITLENYNPFSVKLLRRSWYIFDSNGSYRQVEGEGVVGVQPVLTPGESYQYMSGCNLRSEMGKMKGSYEMENQNSHQLFSVEIPEFEMIAPSKFN; this is encoded by the coding sequence ATGAGCAGTTTAATTTCGGCAGGTATTCATGTAACTGTAGAAGTATTCTTTCAACCGGAATACAGCAATGCATTGCAGTCTGAATTTATGTTTGCTTATCGCATTACCCTGGAGAACTACAACCCGTTTTCCGTAAAATTATTGCGCCGCAGCTGGTATATTTTTGACAGCAATGGCAGCTACCGGCAGGTAGAGGGCGAGGGCGTCGTAGGTGTACAGCCGGTGCTGACTCCCGGGGAATCTTATCAGTATATGAGCGGATGCAACCTGCGTTCAGAGATGGGCAAAATGAAGGGAAGCTATGAAATGGAGAATCAAAACAGCCATCAGCTTTTTTCCGTGGAGATTCCCGAATTCGAGATGATCGCTCCTTCTAAATTCAATTGA